The following DNA comes from Hahella chejuensis KCTC 2396.
AAACCGGTCTCCACCAAAATGGAGGGAATATCCGGCGACTTCAACACCACAAAGCCCGCCTGCTCTACCCTTTTCTTGTGCAATCGGGATACCCCGCCCATCGATCTCAGCACGCTGTCGCCCACGGTAAGACTGGCCTTCAGGCTGGCGGTCATAGACAAATCCAGCAATACGCCCGCCAACACCTGATCCTTGTCCTCCAGACTCACGCCGCCTACACCGCCAATCAAGTCGGACGTATTCTCCTTTTCCGCCAGCCAACGCGCCGTTTCACTGGTGGCGCCGCGTTTGGAGAGCGCAAAGACGGAAGCTCCGCTGGCCTCTGGACTCTTGAACGCATCCGCGTGCACTGACACCAATAAATCCGCATTGTATTCACGGGCCAACGCTGTGCGGTTGCGCAATGGGACAAAATAGTCGCCTTTACGGGTTAAACGGCTGGAAAAGCCGCGCTCTTGGTCCAGCAGCGACTGCAACTCGCGGGAGATCGCCAACACCACATCCTTTTCACGAACGCCTTTAGGGCCAAGCGCTCCGGGATCTTCACCACCATGCCCCGCATCTATGACAACTATGATATCGCGCTTCTGCGTATGGTCGTCAGCCTGCTTCTTGACCTGCTGCACGCCGCCCGATCCATACAGGTCGATGACCAAACGATGTCCGTACTGATCATTCGGCTGTAGCGCAAAACTTTTTGGGTTAACGCCTTCTCTTAGGTCCAGCACTACGCGCAGGTCCTTGGAGCCGCGACGGGCGCTGCGGATACGCTGAATCGGCGTCCCCTCGTAACTGACGGCGGAAAAGTCAGTTTCCAAAGAGGCCTGCGATATATCAATCACCAACCGGTCCGGCTTCGCCAAAGCGAATACTTTGTGATCCACCGGCCCACTCATATCAAAAACCAAACGAGTATGGTCAGGAGCCGGCCAGACACGGACATTACTGACCGTGGCCGCTCCCGCAACGGAAGAAATCAGTATCACACTGAGTAATATCAGTCTGAGCGCTACTGTCATCTTATAAACCTCAT
Coding sequences within:
- a CDS encoding N-acetylmuramoyl-L-alanine amidase, giving the protein MTVALRLILLSVILISSVAGAATVSNVRVWPAPDHTRLVFDMSGPVDHKVFALAKPDRLVIDISQASLETDFSAVSYEGTPIQRIRSARRGSKDLRVVLDLREGVNPKSFALQPNDQYGHRLVIDLYGSGGVQQVKKQADDHTQKRDIIVVIDAGHGGEDPGALGPKGVREKDVVLAISRELQSLLDQERGFSSRLTRKGDYFVPLRNRTALAREYNADLLVSVHADAFKSPEASGASVFALSKRGATSETARWLAEKENTSDLIGGVGGVSLEDKDQVLAGVLLDLSMTASLKASLTVGDSVLRSMGGVSRLHKKRVEQAGFVVLKSPDIPSILVETGFISNPSEAQRLKTSKYQKKIAAAIYSGLQKYFVDAPPPGTLMAWRKQSGQGKLGQTYVIEKGDTLSSIAQRNNISLNDLMNHNGLTTESLRIGQVLMIPAT